In Myxococcus guangdongensis, one genomic interval encodes:
- a CDS encoding S46 family peptidase: MDRALLALGLLLSLPAVADEGMWTYDAFPVETVKKAHGFTPTQAWLDKVRLGSVRLAGGCSASFVSPEGLVMTNHHCIRGCIEDLSSPKEDLLAKGFQARTPAEERRCPKVEANQLVKMTDVTERMNTATKGLSGAAFNTALKKEMSAVESACATSTDVRCDVVTLFNGGKYHLYEYRRFQDVRLVFAPEFSMAAFGGDPDNFNFPRFGYDVAFLRVWKDDAAAKSPDYLPWAKTGAKDGDLVFVSGHPGGTERKASIAELEFQRDVNLPYTLLMLAEVRGKLKEYSSTSPERFRTTRSRLRGVENGLKALRGRLQALADPSVLAKKREDEAELRRRVEAHPQVRAATAGAWEETAKALDVYRRMLPEYRMKEAGDAYGSELFGIARQLVRLSEEQGKPNPERLREYTDAQLPSLRQQLLRSAPIALELDESMLAFGLGRLRETLGADDPFVREVLGTESPEGLARALVRGTKLGDVKTRKALLEGGKAAVDASKDPMVLFARKVDGPAREVRKRYEDTVEAVLKRNGERLAKAHLAVYGTSGYPDATFTLRLNPGQVKGWEENGRPVASLTTFGGAYARHTGKEPFKLPDTWMKAQGKVPDATPLDMATTNDIIGGNSGSPVVDRDGRVVGLIFDGNLHSLGGRYAYVPETNRAVAVHGDGILAALEHVYGAARVVRELKAASDVEAPPAR, translated from the coding sequence GTGGACCGTGCATTGCTCGCACTTGGCCTGCTCCTGTCGCTGCCCGCCGTGGCGGACGAGGGCATGTGGACCTACGACGCCTTCCCCGTGGAGACGGTGAAGAAGGCCCATGGTTTCACGCCGACCCAGGCATGGCTGGACAAGGTCCGGCTCGGCTCGGTGCGTCTGGCGGGCGGCTGCTCCGCCAGCTTCGTGTCCCCGGAGGGGTTGGTGATGACCAACCACCACTGCATCCGCGGATGTATCGAGGATTTGTCCTCACCCAAGGAGGACCTGCTGGCCAAGGGCTTCCAGGCCCGCACGCCCGCCGAGGAGCGGCGCTGCCCCAAGGTGGAGGCCAACCAGCTGGTGAAGATGACGGACGTCACCGAGCGGATGAACACCGCGACGAAGGGCCTGTCCGGCGCGGCCTTCAACACCGCGCTCAAGAAGGAGATGTCCGCGGTGGAGTCCGCGTGCGCCACGTCCACGGACGTGCGCTGTGACGTGGTGACGCTGTTCAACGGCGGCAAGTATCATCTCTACGAGTACCGCCGCTTCCAGGACGTGCGCCTGGTGTTCGCGCCGGAGTTCTCCATGGCGGCGTTCGGCGGGGACCCGGACAACTTCAACTTCCCGCGCTTCGGCTACGACGTGGCCTTCCTGCGCGTGTGGAAGGACGACGCGGCGGCGAAGAGCCCGGACTACCTGCCGTGGGCGAAGACGGGCGCGAAGGATGGGGACCTGGTCTTCGTCTCCGGCCACCCCGGCGGCACCGAGCGCAAGGCGAGCATCGCGGAGCTGGAGTTCCAGCGCGACGTGAATCTGCCCTACACGCTGCTGATGCTCGCGGAGGTGCGCGGCAAGCTGAAGGAGTATTCGAGCACGTCGCCGGAGCGCTTCCGCACCACGCGCTCCCGGCTGCGCGGCGTGGAGAACGGGCTCAAGGCCCTGCGCGGTCGGCTGCAGGCGCTCGCGGACCCGTCGGTGCTCGCGAAGAAGCGCGAGGACGAGGCGGAGCTGCGCCGGCGCGTGGAGGCCCATCCGCAAGTCAGGGCCGCCACGGCGGGGGCGTGGGAGGAGACGGCGAAGGCGCTCGACGTGTACCGCCGCATGCTGCCCGAGTACCGCATGAAGGAGGCCGGGGACGCGTACGGCTCGGAGCTGTTCGGCATCGCCCGGCAGCTGGTGCGGCTGTCGGAGGAGCAGGGCAAGCCGAACCCGGAGCGGCTGCGCGAGTACACGGACGCGCAGCTGCCCTCGCTGCGTCAGCAGCTGCTCCGGAGCGCGCCCATCGCGCTGGAGCTGGACGAGTCGATGCTCGCCTTCGGCCTGGGCCGGCTGCGGGAGACCCTGGGCGCGGATGATCCGTTCGTGCGCGAGGTGCTCGGCACGGAGTCCCCCGAGGGGCTGGCCCGCGCGCTGGTGCGCGGCACGAAGCTGGGCGACGTGAAGACGCGCAAGGCGCTGCTCGAGGGGGGCAAGGCCGCGGTGGACGCGTCCAAGGACCCGATGGTGCTGTTCGCGCGCAAGGTGGACGGCCCGGCGCGCGAGGTGCGCAAGCGCTACGAGGACACGGTGGAGGCGGTGCTCAAGCGCAACGGGGAGCGGCTGGCCAAGGCGCACCTCGCCGTCTACGGCACCTCGGGCTACCCCGACGCCACCTTCACCCTGCGCCTCAACCCCGGTCAGGTGAAGGGCTGGGAGGAGAATGGCCGCCCGGTGGCGTCGCTGACGACGTTCGGCGGGGCCTACGCGCGCCACACCGGCAAGGAGCCCTTCAAGCTGCCCGACACGTGGATGAAGGCCCAGGGCAAGGTGCCCGACGCCACCCCCCTGGACATGGCCACCACCAACGACATCATCGGCGGCAACTCCGGCTCGCCCGTCGTGGACCGGGACGGGCGCGTGGTGGGGCTCATCTTCGACGGCAACCTGCACTCGCTCGGCGGGCGCTACGCCTATGTCCCGGAGACGAACCGGGCCGTGGCGGTGCACGGAGACGGCATCCTCGCCGCCCTGGAGCACGTCTACGGCGCCGCCCGCGTGGTGCGCGAGCTGAAGGCCGCCAGCGACGTGGAGGCCCCACCCGCGAGGTAG
- a CDS encoding esterase/lipase family protein, with translation MAAKHHIYLVPGFFGFINLGELVYFGHALDYLKAELARRGMTDSEVTIVLSHPTASIRTRTADLLKVVQETASGDDGPIHLVGHSTGGLDARLFTSPGAQLAEGLELEPFARRVRSVVTVSTPHAGTPLASFFLGLFGQRLLKLLSLFTVYVLRFGRLPLRVVFRFGHLMARADDQLGWKQTLLDQLYDQLLGDFSSERRDAVSKFLSDVGNDTSLIPQLTPEGIDLFNASTVDRPGVRYGSVVTQARPPSLRTRVSAGLDPYAQLTHTIYAFVYGQTQRMPLTALPLHSPAQTAALVQAYGAMPGPTACDGIVPTRSQVYGRVLAAVRADHLDAIGHFDQPAHQPPHVDWLISGSGFRRPQFEATWKSITDFIFEDASR, from the coding sequence ATGGCCGCGAAGCACCACATCTATCTCGTCCCCGGTTTTTTCGGGTTCATCAATCTGGGCGAGCTCGTCTACTTCGGACACGCGCTCGACTACTTGAAGGCGGAGCTGGCCCGGCGGGGCATGACGGACTCGGAGGTCACCATCGTCCTGTCCCATCCGACGGCGTCCATCCGCACGCGCACCGCGGACCTGCTCAAGGTGGTGCAGGAGACGGCGAGCGGGGACGACGGGCCCATCCATCTGGTGGGGCACTCGACGGGCGGGCTGGACGCGCGGCTGTTCACGAGCCCCGGGGCGCAGCTGGCGGAGGGGCTGGAGCTGGAGCCGTTCGCGCGCCGGGTGCGCTCGGTGGTGACGGTGTCCACGCCGCACGCGGGCACGCCGCTGGCGTCGTTCTTCCTGGGGTTGTTCGGCCAGCGGCTGTTGAAGCTGTTGTCGCTGTTCACGGTGTACGTGCTGCGCTTCGGCCGGCTGCCGCTGCGGGTGGTGTTCCGCTTCGGGCACCTGATGGCGCGCGCGGATGACCAGCTCGGCTGGAAGCAGACGCTGCTGGACCAGCTCTATGACCAGCTCTTGGGGGACTTCTCCTCCGAGCGGCGCGACGCGGTGTCGAAGTTCCTGAGCGACGTGGGCAACGACACGTCGCTGATTCCGCAGCTCACGCCGGAGGGCATCGACCTGTTCAACGCGAGCACCGTGGACCGGCCGGGCGTGCGCTATGGCTCGGTGGTGACGCAGGCCCGGCCGCCGTCGCTGCGCACGCGCGTGTCCGCGGGCCTGGACCCGTACGCGCAGCTCACGCACACCATCTACGCGTTCGTGTACGGCCAGACGCAGCGCATGCCGCTGACGGCGCTGCCACTGCACTCGCCCGCGCAGACGGCGGCGCTGGTGCAGGCGTATGGCGCGATGCCGGGACCCACGGCGTGTGATGGCATCGTCCCCACGCGCTCACAGGTGTACGGACGCGTGCTCGCGGCGGTGCGCGCGGACCACCTGGATGCCATCGGCCACTTCGACCAGCCCGCGCACCAGCCGCCGCACGTGGACTGGCTCATCTCCGGCTCCGGCTTCCGGCGGCCCCAGTTCGAGGCCACCTGGAAGAGCATCACCGACTTCATCTTCGAGGATGCGTCGCGCTGA
- the pdxR gene encoding MocR-like pyridoxine biosynthesis transcription factor PdxR — MSKRSQGVPLSFLMLDPSRGTGPLHRRLYERLREAILSGTLAPRSRLPSTRTLSRELGLSRGTVEEAFAQLDAEGLLERRVGSGSTVALPEHSRAPRSTRVRGGASSARGAGLSRRGRRMASDVLPPEARDVRPFTPCLPALELFPAKAWARAVARQARALVPERMLSGEPEGFRPLREAIAAHLGPARGVRCDWRQVLVFSSTQQALDLTARLLLDEGDGVWLEEPGYLGARVAFDAAGARLHPVPVDAQGLQVDTGRARAPRARLVYVTPSHQYPLGVTMSLPRRLALLEHARASGMWVLEDDYDSEFRYATRPVAAMQGMDAAGRVLYAGTFNKVMFPSLRLAFLVVPDSLVDAFASARASTEGHAPVLTQAAMADFMEAGHYVAHLRQMRQVYAERRDALLDAWRREGHPALRLGEAEAGMHVTAFLSGRRDAQPRMEERRLGARRLSPLYLGRAREQGWVLGFSGASPAGLRGAVRELSRLLE; from the coding sequence ATGTCGAAGCGCTCCCAAGGCGTGCCGCTGTCCTTCCTGATGCTGGACCCGAGTCGGGGGACAGGCCCGCTGCATCGGCGCCTCTACGAGCGGCTGCGCGAGGCCATCCTCTCGGGCACGCTGGCGCCCCGGAGCCGGCTGCCCTCCACGCGCACGCTCTCCCGGGAGCTGGGGCTCTCGCGTGGGACGGTGGAGGAGGCCTTCGCGCAGCTCGACGCGGAGGGACTCCTGGAGCGGCGCGTGGGCTCGGGGAGCACCGTCGCGCTGCCGGAGCATTCACGCGCGCCGCGAAGCACCCGTGTGCGCGGCGGCGCGTCGTCGGCCCGGGGCGCTGGACTCTCCCGCCGGGGACGGCGGATGGCGAGCGACGTGCTCCCACCCGAGGCACGGGACGTGCGTCCCTTCACGCCGTGCCTCCCCGCGTTGGAGCTGTTTCCGGCGAAGGCGTGGGCGCGCGCCGTCGCGAGGCAGGCGAGGGCGTTGGTGCCGGAGCGGATGCTCTCCGGGGAGCCCGAGGGTTTTCGTCCCCTGCGCGAGGCCATCGCGGCACACCTGGGGCCCGCGCGTGGCGTGCGCTGTGATTGGCGTCAGGTGCTGGTCTTCTCCAGCACGCAGCAGGCGTTGGATTTGACGGCGCGGCTGCTCCTGGATGAGGGCGATGGCGTGTGGCTGGAGGAGCCGGGCTACCTGGGCGCGCGCGTGGCGTTCGACGCGGCGGGCGCGCGGCTGCATCCGGTGCCGGTGGACGCACAGGGGCTCCAGGTGGACACAGGCAGGGCGCGGGCGCCGAGGGCGCGGCTGGTGTACGTCACGCCCTCGCATCAGTACCCGCTGGGCGTGACGATGAGCCTGCCGAGGCGACTGGCCTTGCTGGAGCATGCGCGGGCCTCTGGGATGTGGGTGCTCGAGGACGACTACGACAGCGAGTTCCGCTACGCGACGCGGCCGGTGGCGGCCATGCAGGGCATGGACGCGGCGGGGCGGGTGCTCTATGCGGGGACGTTCAACAAGGTGATGTTCCCGTCGCTGCGGCTCGCGTTCCTCGTGGTGCCCGACTCACTCGTGGATGCGTTCGCCTCCGCGCGAGCGTCGACGGAGGGGCATGCGCCCGTGCTGACGCAGGCGGCGATGGCGGACTTCATGGAGGCGGGCCACTACGTCGCGCATCTGAGGCAGATGCGGCAGGTCTACGCGGAGCGGCGTGACGCGCTGCTGGATGCCTGGCGGCGTGAGGGACACCCCGCGCTAAGGCTGGGAGAGGCCGAGGCGGGCATGCACGTCACGGCCTTCCTGTCGGGACGGCGCGATGCGCAGCCACGAATGGAGGAACGGCGGCTGGGCGCGCGTCGACTGTCGCCGCTCTATCTGGGACGGGCGCGTGAGCAGGGCTGGGTGCTGGGCTTCTCGGGAGCGAGCCCCGCCGGGCTTCGTGGGGCGGTCCGGGAGTTGTCGCGGCTGCTCGAGTGA
- a CDS encoding rhodanese-like domain-containing protein: MTTPFSFVLEVPAASPEEARRHFLAKLSVETDAADVHLDLERGKKGFVVVDTRSPDAYAQRHIPGALNLPTRTLSETTTARLSKDDVIVTYCWGPGCNGSTRAAAKLAALGFRVKEMLGGIEYWVKEGYATEGTAPQGQPVYAER; this comes from the coding sequence ATGACCACTCCCTTCTCGTTCGTCCTCGAAGTCCCCGCCGCGTCACCCGAGGAGGCCCGTCGCCACTTCCTCGCGAAGCTCTCCGTGGAGACCGACGCCGCCGACGTGCACCTGGACCTGGAGCGCGGCAAGAAGGGCTTCGTCGTCGTGGACACCCGCTCGCCGGACGCCTACGCCCAGCGCCACATCCCAGGCGCGCTGAACCTCCCCACGCGCACCCTCTCCGAGACCACCACCGCCCGCTTGAGCAAGGACGACGTCATCGTCACCTACTGCTGGGGCCCGGGCTGCAACGGCTCCACGCGCGCAGCCGCGAAGCTGGCCGCGCTCGGCTTCCGCGTGAAGGAGATGCTGGGGGGAATCGAGTACTGGGTGAAGGAGGGCTACGCCACCGAGGGCACGGCGCCCCAGGGCCAACCCGTGTACGCGGAGCGCTGA
- a CDS encoding TonB C-terminal domain-containing protein: protein MSRRSSWSIAVVLSLLLHAALFVALSRMSGPVPAKRTTVTEMDIVYVPLKAPPVAPPAPAPSPAAPQAPKPSRKPERPPSDLAKAPATPPSSPSTEPPQVAQAPGGGKQEDTPQADELPADAPRARGPAISLMPKGWVGGMPVGPSQSGRTLRNNGDAGPDPSVIAREQAEEAQARVDGWAADVAASARAESGAVNPYFTNLQDRFAKKLVNPPSPDLKVLGSRMKREQVEATERYGKTGTPSVAQKRDRRLEERNRMQAAVEAGRAAPMFMVDITEPILALAAVVEVRQTREGELVDLRVLEGSGDPKFDAWAVAHLKEALASADSPPESGHGLRSDGLRSRWRLEEYVGNPRVKVILIGVY, encoded by the coding sequence GTGTCCCGGCGCTCTTCGTGGTCCATCGCGGTCGTCCTGTCGCTGCTCCTGCACGCGGCGCTGTTCGTGGCGCTGTCGCGCATGAGCGGGCCTGTGCCCGCGAAGCGGACGACGGTGACGGAGATGGACATCGTCTACGTACCGCTCAAGGCGCCGCCGGTGGCCCCGCCCGCTCCGGCGCCGAGCCCCGCCGCGCCGCAGGCCCCCAAGCCCTCGCGCAAGCCGGAGCGCCCGCCGTCGGACCTGGCGAAGGCGCCCGCCACGCCGCCGTCCTCCCCTTCGACGGAGCCCCCGCAGGTCGCGCAGGCACCGGGGGGCGGGAAGCAGGAGGACACACCGCAGGCCGACGAGCTGCCCGCGGATGCTCCCCGTGCGCGCGGGCCGGCGATTTCGCTGATGCCCAAGGGCTGGGTGGGCGGAATGCCGGTGGGCCCGTCGCAGTCCGGGCGGACGCTGCGCAACAACGGTGACGCGGGGCCGGACCCGAGCGTGATTGCGCGCGAGCAGGCGGAGGAGGCCCAGGCGCGCGTGGATGGCTGGGCGGCGGACGTGGCGGCCTCGGCGCGCGCCGAGAGCGGCGCGGTGAACCCGTACTTCACGAACCTCCAGGACCGGTTCGCCAAGAAGCTGGTGAACCCGCCGTCGCCGGACCTGAAGGTGCTGGGCTCGCGGATGAAGCGCGAGCAGGTGGAGGCCACCGAGCGCTACGGGAAGACGGGGACGCCCTCCGTGGCGCAGAAGCGCGACCGTCGTCTCGAGGAGCGCAACCGCATGCAGGCCGCGGTGGAGGCGGGGCGCGCGGCGCCCATGTTCATGGTGGACATCACCGAGCCGATTCTCGCGCTCGCCGCGGTGGTGGAGGTGCGGCAGACGCGCGAGGGTGAGCTGGTGGACCTCCGGGTGCTGGAGGGCTCCGGCGACCCGAAGTTCGACGCGTGGGCCGTCGCGCACCTGAAAGAGGCGCTGGCCAGCGCGGACTCGCCGCCGGAGTCGGGCCATGGGCTCCGCTCGGATGGGCTGCGCAGTCGCTGGCGCCTGGAGGAGTACGTGGGCAACCCGCGCGTGAAGGTCATCCTCATCGGCGTGTACTGA
- the dps gene encoding DNA starvation/stationary phase protection protein Dps, which yields MNFPSHVNVASEKREEIIDLLNTLLADSIDLHWQIKQAHWNIRGTHFYSRHLLFDDLAKHARKQADEFAERAGTLGGYAEGTIRLAAKNSELPEYDLKAVESEDHLKALVDRFARYAASIRGGIQRCDELEEPITVDLLTQVLGDVELDMWFLESHLNGGARPGTRPGKGGRDAGTEPSRPSNA from the coding sequence ATGAACTTTCCCAGCCATGTGAATGTCGCCAGTGAGAAGCGTGAGGAGATCATCGACCTGCTCAACACGCTGCTGGCCGACTCCATCGACCTGCACTGGCAGATCAAACAAGCGCACTGGAACATCCGGGGCACACACTTCTACAGCCGCCACCTGCTGTTCGACGACCTGGCCAAGCACGCGCGCAAGCAGGCCGACGAGTTCGCCGAGCGCGCCGGCACCCTGGGCGGCTACGCCGAGGGCACCATCCGCCTGGCCGCCAAGAACAGCGAGCTGCCCGAGTACGACCTCAAGGCGGTGGAGAGCGAGGACCACCTGAAGGCCCTGGTGGACCGCTTCGCCCGCTACGCGGCCTCCATCCGCGGCGGCATCCAGCGCTGCGATGAGCTGGAGGAGCCCATCACCGTGGACCTGCTGACCCAGGTGCTGGGCGACGTGGAGCTGGACATGTGGTTCCTGGAGAGCCACCTCAACGGCGGCGCTCGCCCGGGCACGCGCCCTGGCAAGGGTGGCCGGGACGCGGGCACCGAGCCCTCGCGCCCCTCCAACGCCTGA
- a CDS encoding SDR family oxidoreductase, translating to MSAETRMDGKVCLITGATGGIGLETSKALARLGATVVLVGRDATRTQAAVDAVKAAAPDARVDFILADLSSLSAVRALAKVFLSRYSRLDVLVNNAGLIIDRRQVTVDGLEATLATNHLAPFLLTNLLLDTLKASGAARVINLSSDVHYIGKLDFDDLQSERRYDGFRVYATSKLANVLFTHALAKRLEGTAVTTNAVHPGVVRSGFGHNTLGFFKWIVKLGGPFFLSPAGGARTSIYLATSPDVEKVSGKYFVRRKKRKPSAAARDDALAEQLWRESARLTGVTTP from the coding sequence ATGAGCGCCGAGACACGGATGGACGGGAAGGTGTGCCTCATCACCGGGGCCACCGGCGGTATCGGCCTGGAGACCTCGAAGGCCCTGGCCCGCTTGGGCGCCACCGTGGTGCTCGTGGGCCGGGACGCCACTCGCACCCAGGCCGCCGTGGACGCCGTGAAGGCGGCGGCGCCGGACGCCCGGGTCGACTTCATCCTCGCGGACCTGAGCTCGCTGTCCGCCGTGCGCGCGCTGGCGAAGGTGTTCCTCTCGCGCTACTCGCGGCTGGATGTGCTGGTGAACAACGCGGGGCTCATCATCGACCGCCGGCAGGTGACGGTGGATGGGCTGGAGGCGACGCTCGCCACGAACCACCTGGCGCCCTTCCTGCTCACGAACCTCCTGTTGGACACGCTCAAGGCCAGCGGCGCCGCGCGGGTCATCAACCTGTCGTCGGACGTGCACTACATCGGCAAGCTGGACTTCGACGACCTGCAGAGCGAGCGCCGCTATGACGGCTTCCGCGTCTACGCCACGTCGAAGCTGGCCAACGTCCTGTTCACCCACGCGCTGGCGAAGCGGCTGGAGGGCACGGCCGTGACGACGAACGCGGTGCACCCGGGCGTGGTGCGCTCGGGCTTCGGGCACAACACGCTGGGCTTCTTCAAGTGGATCGTGAAGCTGGGCGGGCCGTTCTTCTTGTCGCCGGCAGGGGGCGCCAGGACGTCCATCTACCTGGCCACCTCGCCCGACGTGGAGAAGGTCTCCGGGAAGTACTTCGTTCGACGCAAGAAGAGGAAGCCGTCCGCGGCCGCGCGGGACGACGCCCTCGCAGAGCAACTCTGGCGCGAAAGCGCGCGGCTCACGGGAGTCACCACACCATGA
- a CDS encoding glutathione S-transferase family protein encodes MIDLYTFATPNGRKVSIALEELGLTYTAKSVDISKGEQFKPEFLAVNPNNKIPAIVDAQGPGGQPITVFESGAILLYLAEKTGKLMPSDLRGKAQVTQWLMFQMGGVGPMFGQLNHFARFHSSKIPYAIDRYTQESKRLLKVLDGQLGKGDHVAGAYSIADISLYPWVAGMQSYFPELFAGLTRVPQWLARVGSRPAVQRGMKIP; translated from the coding sequence ATGATTGACCTGTACACGTTCGCCACGCCCAACGGGCGCAAGGTCTCCATCGCCCTGGAGGAGCTGGGGCTGACCTACACCGCGAAGTCGGTGGACATCTCCAAGGGCGAGCAGTTCAAGCCCGAGTTCCTGGCCGTCAATCCCAACAACAAGATTCCGGCCATCGTCGACGCGCAGGGGCCGGGTGGTCAGCCCATCACGGTCTTCGAGTCGGGCGCCATCCTGCTGTACCTGGCGGAGAAGACGGGGAAGCTGATGCCCTCGGACCTGCGCGGCAAGGCGCAGGTGACGCAGTGGCTGATGTTCCAGATGGGCGGCGTGGGGCCCATGTTCGGGCAGCTCAACCACTTCGCGCGCTTCCACTCCTCGAAGATTCCCTACGCCATCGACCGGTACACGCAGGAGTCGAAGCGGCTGCTCAAGGTGCTCGACGGGCAGCTCGGCAAGGGTGACCACGTCGCGGGGGCGTACTCCATCGCGGACATCTCGCTGTATCCGTGGGTGGCGGGCATGCAGAGCTACTTCCCGGAGCTGTTCGCGGGCCTGACGCGCGTGCCGCAGTGGCTCGCGCGCGTGGGCAGCCGCCCCGCCGTGCAGCGCGGCATGAAGATTCCCTGA
- a CDS encoding protein adenylyltransferase SelO, which produces MPTLEQLVFDNTYARLPSGFGARVAPRAFPDARLLSVNPSAMRLLGLEPEEARRPEFVEAFGGGRPLPGMEPFAMVYAGHQFGVYVPRLGDGRAILLGEVRTADGAKWDLHLKGGGPTPFSRSGDGRAVLRSSIREYLCGEAMHGLGIPTTRTLCLIGGDESVYREEVETGAMIVRMAPSHVRFGTFEYFHYTEQPEQVARLADHVIDGHFPHLSGVEGRYARFYAEVVERTARLVARWQAVGFAHGVMNTDNMSILGLTLDYGPFGFLDDFEPGFICNHSDHRGRYAFDQQPRIAMWNLACLGEALLTLMTEDEARAALATFEPTFSAQFLSLMREKLGLREAREEDRGLVGDLFSVMAEAAVDYTRFFRALGRVEEAGVMFADRVPFEAWAERYRARLVAEGSVDEERRVRMERVNPRYVLRNWMAQAAIDRARQGDSSEVVRLLSALADPFTQRPEYEEYTVAPPAWGRHLVVSCSS; this is translated from the coding sequence ATGCCCACGCTCGAACAACTCGTCTTCGACAACACGTACGCCCGCCTGCCGTCTGGATTTGGAGCGAGGGTGGCGCCCCGCGCCTTCCCGGACGCCCGGCTGTTGAGCGTGAACCCCTCGGCGATGCGGCTGTTGGGGTTGGAGCCGGAGGAGGCGCGGCGGCCGGAGTTCGTCGAGGCCTTCGGCGGTGGCAGGCCGCTGCCGGGCATGGAGCCCTTCGCGATGGTGTACGCGGGGCATCAGTTCGGCGTGTACGTGCCGCGGCTGGGGGACGGGCGCGCGATTCTCCTGGGCGAGGTGCGCACGGCGGATGGGGCGAAGTGGGATTTGCACCTGAAGGGCGGAGGCCCGACGCCGTTCTCACGCAGCGGGGATGGGCGCGCGGTGCTGCGCTCGTCCATCCGCGAGTACCTGTGCGGCGAGGCGATGCACGGATTGGGAATCCCGACCACGCGGACGTTGTGTCTGATTGGCGGGGATGAGTCGGTGTACCGCGAGGAGGTGGAGACCGGCGCGATGATTGTGCGGATGGCGCCCTCGCACGTGCGGTTCGGGACGTTCGAGTACTTCCATTACACCGAGCAGCCCGAGCAGGTGGCGCGGCTGGCGGACCACGTCATCGACGGGCACTTCCCGCACCTGTCCGGGGTGGAGGGGCGGTATGCGCGCTTCTACGCGGAGGTGGTGGAGCGCACGGCGCGGTTGGTGGCGCGATGGCAGGCGGTGGGCTTCGCGCACGGGGTGATGAACACGGACAACATGTCCATCCTGGGGCTCACGCTGGACTATGGGCCCTTTGGGTTCCTGGATGACTTCGAGCCGGGGTTCATCTGCAACCACTCGGACCACCGGGGCCGGTATGCGTTCGACCAGCAGCCGCGCATCGCGATGTGGAACCTGGCGTGCCTGGGTGAGGCGCTGTTGACGCTGATGACCGAGGACGAGGCCCGCGCGGCGCTGGCCACGTTCGAGCCGACGTTCAGCGCGCAGTTCCTGTCCTTGATGCGCGAGAAGCTGGGGCTGCGGGAGGCACGCGAGGAGGACCGGGGGCTCGTGGGGGATTTGTTCTCGGTGATGGCCGAGGCGGCGGTGGACTACACGCGCTTCTTCCGAGCGCTCGGGCGGGTGGAGGAGGCGGGGGTGATGTTCGCGGACCGCGTGCCGTTCGAAGCGTGGGCGGAGCGCTACCGGGCGCGGCTGGTGGCGGAGGGGAGCGTGGACGAGGAGCGCAGGGTCCGGATGGAGCGGGTGAATCCGCGGTACGTGCTGCGCAATTGGATGGCGCAGGCGGCCATCGACCGGGCGCGGCAGGGGGACTCCTCGGAGGTGGTCCGGTTGCTGTCCGCACTGGCGGATCCGTTCACCCAGCGCCCGGAGTACGAGGAGTACACGGTGGCGCCGCCTGCCTGGGGTCGGCACCTGGTGGTGAGCTGCAGCTCTTGA
- a CDS encoding Imm21 family immunity protein — MVPCVLERETAVLSTEWIESAGGPLVVIPRSVIAEWKGTPADYEEACGVADYLGLLCREWGDVLVLGDEPLRTAVVARPEGPVIVRWMFAPSAEQLVDVALNAKLDELSAVETHCVGLCDEVYSVFDSGADGSGAVTVEFIPPRGVSLVRTYVVRDDVKEVGMILHCFWR; from the coding sequence ATGGTGCCTTGCGTCCTGGAGAGGGAGACTGCTGTGCTGAGCACGGAGTGGATCGAGTCAGCGGGTGGGCCCCTTGTTGTCATCCCGCGCTCTGTCATCGCTGAGTGGAAAGGGACTCCTGCCGACTATGAAGAAGCCTGCGGGGTAGCGGACTATCTGGGCTTGCTCTGTCGTGAGTGGGGGGACGTACTGGTTCTCGGAGATGAGCCTCTGCGAACAGCGGTTGTTGCTCGCCCGGAGGGTCCGGTGATTGTGCGCTGGATGTTCGCTCCTTCGGCAGAGCAACTAGTGGACGTGGCACTCAATGCGAAGCTTGATGAGTTGAGTGCGGTTGAAACACACTGTGTTGGGCTGTGTGATGAAGTTTATAGTGTGTTTGATAGTGGCGCCGATGGCTCAGGCGCTGTGACGGTGGAGTTTATTCCGCCGCGCGGAGTTTCTTTGGTTAGGACTTATGTGGTCAGGGATGATGTGAAGGAGGTTGGGATGATTCTTCATTGCTTTTGGCGCTGA